TTGAAAAGCGATACTAAATTGCTGTTTGAAGTTGAAGTACTTGAAGCTTATATGCTCTTGGGTATGGTGCAAGCTGCGATCGTCTCCCTTGATATCCCAGAAAATCTAGAAAAGTTTGGACGGAAATTTATTGGTGCATTTTGCGATCGCTATCGCATCATGTTTCCTGATTTAGTCAAAGTGTTTGAGCTTGGATGGACAGTCACCTGCACATCAGAAGAATTTAATGACCTGATTGACTCTGATGATGAAGAGCTAAGCGTTGAAGACTTCATGAATAGTGATGTTTTGATTTATGCTCCTGACTTCGTGATGCCTGAAACACCAACAGTTTGGGAGGACTAGACGACTCAGCAACGGACGCGGCGATTAATCACCGCGTCGTCTGCTGAGTGTGTCCAAAGCACTCGGTATAGAGAGACGGTTTATATATAGAAGAAAGCCTTGCTGCTTCACTGCTTCATAAACCGACTCTCTATCAACCTACAGAAAGAATTAAGCCTGAAGCGCTTCTGGGTGATTCCTAGGTCTATATCCACATAATCACTCGTACAACATGAATATCATCGGTCTAGACGTTGGTCGTAACAACGTCACAGCCTGTTTGCTGTCGGAATATCCCGAACAGCCGCTTAAGCATTTCCAGAATATCAAAAAAGACATTATCAAATGTCAAGCCGACTCAATTGGAGTTCAGAAATTACTCGAACTAAAACCTGATGCTGTGGTGATGGAACCAACAGGAATTTGGTATAGCAATTTCTGGAAACATCTCGCAGACTTTCACAAGATTCCGATCTATTGGATTGGTCATGGAGACCTTGCAGCACAACGCGGGGCTTATGGATTTAAGAATAAAACTGACCCTGAAGATGCATTTTGCTTAGCTCTAACCTACTTTGATGAGCGCTTTGTAGATATCCACGGGGACAAGCGATATTTGGACTTTGAGATAGGCAAAGTCTCACTTGTGCGCGATTGGTTCTTTGAATGCGAGCAGCTCGATAAACTGCTGAACTCATTGATTAATCAATGCAGGCAACGCTTAACAATGGAGTTTCCAGAAATTGCACAGATGCGCTCAAACGTATCCCCAAAATTAGGCTTTTCGCCTATGTGGGGATATGTAGCGGGAATATATGAATATGCCTATATCAAGAAACTACACGCTAAAAGCGTCGCCCGTGCGATCGGGATTGAGATTAGCGAATACACCAAACAACATGCCAAGAAAATTTGCGAACTCCAAAAACAACTCGATCAGAAAGAGCGCGATCTAGCCTTACTCATGCAATCCGATGAGTTCGCACCATACCTAAAAGTGTTTAAAAACTTTGGGTTCGGACTTCGCAACCAAGCGCTGCTGCTGTGTCAGTGCTACCCGTTTGACCGCTTCCTGCTAGACGGCAAACCATGGGTCACATATGATGAAGGCGTGAACAAACAGGGAATACCCACATCCCAGAAAAGACACCGATCGCTTAGAAGTTTCCAGTTGTTCCTGGGGTTAGGCTATACCGAAAAACAATCTGGCGATAAAAAGGTCAAAGCCCTTGGAGGGTCTGACATTACCAGAGCTAGCCTCTATGCATGGACATTAACATCAGTTCTACCAGAGAGGCGCGAGACATCGTGGCTAGGGAAGAAACTAAGTGAAGTTCATGACGATGGCTGGACGCTCAAAGGTTTGAAAGAAAGCAAGATTTCTGGAAAACAGAAGATCATCAGGATTTTATTCAAAGTTACCCGTATGCTGTTCTACGAGCTATATAGGGAAACCAAGTAATGATTTATGCGATCGCAACCCTGCGATCGCATATTTTGAAAGCCAAGAAATATACTAGAAAGAAGCAGTGACTTGCTCTGCATCTATATAGTTGATTCCGCCATGACTAGTCTATCGAAATTGTCTCTTGCTACTCCAGCAGTGCGCGATCGCCTCCAAACCTATCCCCTGAGCATCGCGCCGATGATGGATCGCACCGATCGCCATTATCGCTATTTCATGCGCCAAATCACGAGGCGGACTTTGCTATATACGGAAATGGTCACCAGTGCGGCGATTAAGCATGGCGATAAAGAATATCTGTTAGGCTTCTCTCCGATGGAAAATCCCCTCGCGTTGCAAGTGGGCGGCGACAATCCTCAAGACCTAGCCGAATGCGCGAGGCTTGCTGAATCGATGGGTTATGACGAAATTAATTTGAATGTGGGCTGTCCTAGCGATCGCGTTCAGAGTGGACATTTTGGGGCTTGCTTGATGAAAACCCCTGATCGCGTAGCGAAATGTATTGAAGCCATGATCGCCGCCGCCACAATTCCAGTTTCAGTTAAGCATCGCATCGGAGTCGATGATTTAGATCACTACGAAGATATGCAAAACTTTGTGCGGATTTTGTCAGAAGCAGGTTGTCAGCGCTTCTCAGTTCATGCAAGGAAAGCATGGCTACAGGGGCTAAGCCCCAAAGACAATCGCGAAGTTCCACCTTTGCGCTATGCCGATGTGCATCGCTTAAAGAAAGAATTTCCGCATTTATTTATTGAAATTAATGGTGGATTTACAACCCTTGAGCAAGCCCATGAACAGTTGCAATATGTCGATGCCGTGATGATTGGTCGTGCTGCCTATGACAATCCCTATCTATTTGCCATATGCGATCGCGAGTTTTTTGGCGAAGAGACTCCTATTCGTAGCCGTGTTGAAGTTGCCGAAGCGATGATTGAATATATTGATCAATGGACAGCCAAAGGATTGAGGTTACATAAAATCACTCGTCATATGCTTCAATTGTTTCATGGTCAAGCAGGCAGTCGGATCTGGAAACGAATTCTTACAGATAAATCTTGTGTTGTTGGAGCAGGTTCCGAAGTAATTCGTGAAGCGATCGCTGCGGTTAGTGGTTTATACTAAGTCACAAAAGTGTCGCCATACTTTTGTGACTTAAAAAGCAAACCTAAGAAGGGTTTTAGAAACACAAAATGGCTACGCCATTTTGTGTTTCGGTATTACTTCAGACCAAAACTCTGGATGTTTGGTGAGCGAAGGGGAATTGTAATTAGAACCTCAGTAAACTCGTTTAGTTCGCTATTAATCGCTAATGTGCCTTGATGTTGCTTAACGATAATGTCATGGGTAAGAGAAAGTCCAAGTCCAGTTCCTGCCCCTGGCGGCTTAGTTGTGAAGAAAGGATCAAGGACTTTAGAGCGGATCTGAGGGGCAAGACCACAGCCATTGTCACGGATGCAGATTGCCACTTTTTCTCCATCTAGTTGAGTGGAAACCGTGAGGCTAGGTTTGTATGTGTTAGGCCGCAATGTATCATCTTCATTTAACTGAATCTGTTTAGAGCGCATCGCATAATAGGCGTTATCGATTATATTAATGAAAGCTCTCATTAGGGTATTAGAAATTGCGTCAACTAGATCTAATTCTGGATCATAGTTGGTGTGAATAGAAACATTGAAGTTAATATCTTGCACCCGTTTGCTATGACAGGCAAGTTTCACAGCTTCATCAAGCAAAGTATTAAGTATTGTCGGCTGCATAGGAGCAGGTTCGCTACGGGAATGTTGCATCATACTATCAATGATCTCTGCCGCGCGGAGGCTATGCCGATGGATCGTAGCGGCATTCTCCTGTAAGTCGTTGATGAGAGCTTCGATCAAGGATGCAGTTTGTGGTTCTTGAGCCAAAAAAATTGGGCGCAGAGTCTCTAGCAGTTCTTGCGACAGTTCAATGGAGCCTTCAGCATAGTTCTTGACGAAATTGAGAGGGTTACGCATCTCGTGAGCGATGCCCGCAGTAAGCGTACCTAAAGAGGCAAGCTTTTCTTGAGCAATAATCCGTTCTTGAGCACTTTTGAGTTCATTAGTGCGTTCTTTTACTCGCTGCTCAAGAGTTTGAGAGTAGTCTTCGAGTTGATGATTAGCTTTCTCTAGCTTGCTATTCAATTGAGATAGTTCTTTTAAAAGCCGATCAAGCTCTAGTTCAGCTCGCTTGCGATCGCTGATATCAGTATGTGTTCCCAACATTCGTAATGGCTGGCCATTATCGTCCCATTCCACAATTTTGCCAAGAGAGAGAATCCATTTCCAGTCACCATTTTTAGTGCGATGACGAAACTCTACCTTGTAATGATGAAGCTTCCCATTAACATAATCTCGATAGACTTTTGTAACTGTTGCCAGATCATCTGGATGGAGTCGTTCAATCCACTTAGATCGAGTCTCTTGTAACTCCCCAGGGCTGTAGCCTAACATAGTGGAATATTCTGGACTGACAACGGTTACCCCAGTCTGAGGATTAAGATCATAGAGTCCTTGATTGGCTGCCGTTAAAGCAAGGCGTAAACGCTCTTCACTGTCTTGCAGCGATATCTCTGCTTCTCGACGCGCTGTCACATCTCGGTTACTAATCACCACACCTGTGATCGTGCCATCAACTTCAAAATAAGGAGAATAGGTTGCACTGACAAATCGATTACCCGCCTTCTTAAAATAAAACCAATCCCCGAAATCAATTGTTTCACCCGCAAGACATCGATCAAACCTTGGCTTGACAACGTTTTTAAATGTGTCATCACCCATAATATCTTGCATAGACAATCTAACAATCTCTTCCAATTGCCGCTCATTGTGCTCTAAATAGGTTTGATTTACCAAGCGATAAATGTAGTTATGGTCAACTAGCGCCATGCCAGCTGGAGCGATATCCACCATCCGTTTATATTGTCTCAAGACAATTTCAGCTTGTTTGCGATCAGTAATATCACGCGCGACTCCGACCATTCTTAATCCATTTTCATCATGGGTTTTAACAACTTTTCCATTTACTGCTATCCAACGCATTTCTCCATCATTGCGGTTAATGCGATATTCAATATTGTAAGGTGACTGTGTAGTAAAGCTATGATTGAGAGATTGAAACACTCGTTCACGATCTTCAAGATGAACTAGTTTTAAAAAGGCTTCGTAATCGCCAGAAAACGTCCCAGGCTCATAGCCAAAAATGGCTTCGGTCTTTGCCGACCAGAGCCATGTATCCAAGTTGCACTCCCAAGTTCCCATCTCCATCGCTTCGAGAGCCAATTGTAAACGCAGTTTCTCTGACTGAAGCTGTTGTTCTGAGCGTTTACGATCGCTAATATCTTGAATAATACCAATAAAATATTGCGGTTCTCCATTCAGGCTTCGCGAAAGCGAGACTGCCAAATTCGCCCAAACAATCTGCCCATCTTTGCGGATGTAACGCTTTTCCATCGTAAAGCTTTGTAGCTCTCCTTTGACTAAAAGCATAGCTTTTTCATCGTCTTTTGCAAGGTCATCAGGATGAGTTAATTCGGTAAAAGATTTAACTAGGAGTTCTTTTTCTGAATACCCCATAATGTCACATAATCTCTGATTGATTTGCATGTATTTCCCATCCAAGCTATTTTGGCAAATCCCAACAGCAGCTTGATCAAAAGTAGCTCGCAAACGTTCGTTAATCTCTCCTAAAGCTATTTCAGCTTGTTTGCGATCGCTAATATCTTCATAACAACCGAGAACTCCGATCACCTCTCCTTGAGAATTTGTTAAAGGGATCTTGCTAGTAAGAATCCAGATCTGTTCACCATTTAAATTGCTAGTGATTTGTTCATAGCCCAATTTTGGAATTTTAGTCTCTATGACTCTAGCGTCATCAGCACGATAGTGGTCTGCCCACGCGCTCCAAGGCATCTCAAAATCAGTTTTGCCGATAATTTGCTCCTCAGTGAGTTGATAGTCTTTAGCAAATGCTGGGTTACAACCTAAAAAACGTGACTGTCGATCTTTCCAAAAAACACGTTGGGGAATAGTATCGAGCACCAATTGCAGCATGTTACGAGATTCTTGCAAATCTTGAGTTCTTTCTTGTACATGCATTTCTAGGGTTGAATTCAATTGTTGTAGGTTTTCTAGGGTCTGTAATCTTTCTAATTCAGCCCCAGCCCTTGCTGCAAAAATTTTTAGTAATATCTCAGCGCGTTTGGGGTTAGCGATGGGCTTACGACTGAGAATATTAAGAACACCAATCAGTTCACCAAATTCATTTTTGAGTGCAAGACCCAGATAACTATCAGCTTTGGTTTGGACAAGAAATTCATCCAGTGGGAAACAGGCTTGAACATTTTTGGGACAGTAATATCTACCCTGCTGGATTGCTTCTGCGCATGGGGTATTCGCAATTTTATAGATTATATTTGGCTGAAATTGTTGGTCAGCATAGACTGCTAATGTTTCGAGACTTTCCCCGACCTTTTTGCTAATACAGATATGAGACACATCTAGAGCAATGGCAATTTTCTCTGCTAAACAGAAAAAGAAGTCTGCACCAGTTACCGAAGCTGTACCTTCCATCAAACTCTGTAGGGTTAGTTCTGACTGTTTGCGATCGCTAATATCCATTGCAATTCCAGCCGTTCCTATGAATTCATTGCGATCGCTAAAAACTGGCGTTTTAAATGTCTCAATCCATTGAATTGTTCCATCTGCTGTAATTAATTCTTCCTCAACCCGTTTTTGTTTGCCAGATCTCATCACCTCAAAATCATCTCTGCGATAGGATTCAGCTAATTCTTGATCCCAAACATCTAGATCTGTCAGTCCAACTAATTGTGAAGAATCATAACCACAGGATTGAGCAAATGAATCGTTAACTGCCAGAAATCGCCCATCTCGATCCTTTAACCAAGCAATATGTGGAATGTTATTCAGTAGTGAATAGACCTGACTGTTTCTTTGCAGTACGAGATTTTCTAAGTTAACATTTAATAACTCTAGTTGGTCGTTAGCTTGCTGTAGAGATACCTGCTGCTGGACAATCTTCTTTTCTTGTTCGTAGCACCGCACAGCTTCTGACACTGTCAATTTGAGATCGAATTCATTCCAAGGTTTTGATATAAAGCGATAGAGATCCCCCCGATTGACCACATTGGCTATAGCCTCTGCGCTTGCTTGACCAGTCAGCATGACTTTCAAGATCTTAGGATGTCGAGCATGAAGTTCAATCAAGAATTCATCTCCTTGCATATTCGGCATAATCTGATCAGAAATCACTAGGGGGATTTCTATGCCGTTAGATACTAGCTCCTCAACCAATGTTAATGCTTCATCTCCGCTTTCGGCGACCTCGATCTCATAGTCGGGGAAATAACGTATTAATTGATTTCTGAGGGTGCTCAGAACATTGTGTTCGTCATCCACGCAAAGGATTGTAATTTTGTTCATTGTTTCATCACCTTGCGGGGCTAGGGTGTACACACAAGTCTTGATAGCAGATTGACTGCGTAATTCTTACAAGTATAAATTGATTAAATCCTCTGAGCAATGCGTAACTTCGCCGAACGCGCTCTAGGATTTGCACGATTTTCTTCATCTGTAGCTATGATTACTTTTTTGGTGAGAACCTGTAAGCGCTCATCTTCACGAAATGTATGCTTAACAATGCGATCTTCCAAACTGTGGAAAGTAATTACGGCAATTTTACCACCTGTTTTTAGCCAATTAGGAGCTACAGCTAGCCATTTTTCGAGGCTTTCTAATTCACGATTTACAGCAATTCTTAGGGCTTGAAAAGTTCGCGTAGCGGGATGGATTCTGCCATGCCGATAACTAGCGGGAACGCAAGCAGAAATGGCATTGGCTAGTTCCAATGTGGTTTTAAAGGGACGCTTCTCCACAATTTGACGAGCAATTCGTCGAGAAAGCCTTTCTTCTCCCAGTTTAAAAAACATATCCGCAAGTTCAACTTCTTTATAGTGATTGATAATTTCCGCAGCAGTCAGAGTTTGACGATTATCCATCCGCATATCAAGATCTCCTGACTCTCGGAAGCTAAACCCTCGCTCGGCGACATCAAACTGTGTTGAACTTACACCCAAATCAGCAAGGATGCCATCAAATTTCAAATCTGACGAAGGTTTATATTCACAAAAGTTGCCACGCCAAAAGGTCACTTGATTTATATATTCGGCAAGTTTTTCGGTTGCTGCTGCGATCGCCATTTCATCGCGATCGATCGCAACTAAACGCACATTTTCTGCCCCTTGCAAAATTAACGAGCTATGTCCACCACCGCCAACTGTGCAATCGAGGTATATACCACCTGAAATAATCTCTAAACCTGCGATCGCTGGCTCGGCAAGTACGGGAACATGATGAAACTGAGCAGTCATATTTTTGAAGTTTGAATATATTACCTAAGAGGGGCGTGAAGCAGCCCCCTTAGTTTTGAGAGCAAAGCACCTAAATCGTTATCAATATGTATCTTGATAATCGCAATAAGGTAACCAAAGTCATTAATATAGTCTACTGTGCTGTTTATTTGCCGAATTTGTCACCATGAAACATACTCTCTCCGTTGTCGTCCAAGATGAGGCAGGCGTGCTGACCCGCATTGCTAGCTTGTTCGCCCGCCGAGGTTTTAATATCGAGAGCCTTGCGGTCGGGACTGCCGAGCAAGATGGATTTACGCGCATTACGATGGTGGTCTCTGGCGACGATCACACGATTGAGCAAATCACGAAGCAGTTGCATAAACTGATCAATGTGATCACAATTCTTGACTTTACCGATATTCCTTGTGTTGAGCGCGAACTAATGCTCGTTAAGGTAAATGCTGCGCCAAATGTGCGATCGGAAATTATTGAAATATCTCAGATTTTCCGCGCCCGTATTGTTGACGTAGCTGATGATTTCTTGACAATCGAAGTGGTCGGCGATCCTGGGAAGATGGTGGCTATTTTGAAGATGTTAAACAAGTTTGGCATTCGCGAAATTGCGCGTACTGGCAAAGTCTCGTTAACTCGCGAATCGGGGGTTAATACGGAATACCTGAAAATTTCCAAACATAGCCTAGGCAGCGCTATCTCTAATTTCTAATTTTTAGCGATCGCGCTTTACACAAACCTATAAATATTAAAAGCCTCGCAAAATAGCAAGGCTTTTAATATTTATAGGTCGGTCAACTTTTTGTCAGGTCTCGACTAAGAATATTACTCAAAAACGCTACGTTAATATAAAATCAATCACTAATCTTAAGTAATTACGAAATATAAAATTAGAATTTGTAGCGCGGCTCTGCCGCCCTACAAATTCTCTTATAGGAAATGACTCGTCTGAAATTATGGCTTTGTAATGGAGTGATTGATAGAAAGAGTTTCAAGGCTCTGACTATAATATGAAATATGAGAACTTAGTTCGCAAGGTAGGTAGACAGCAATGGTTCAAGCTATAGCTAAGACTGAATTGGTAACTTTTGCGGAATTTGCCGCATGGAAGCCAGAGAATAGACTTTATGAACTTCATGATGGAGTAATTGTTGAGATGCCACAACCTGTTGGAAAACATGAGCAAGTGAAGGGCTTTTTAACCATAGAACTTGCTTTTCTGGTTAGACAAGCAAATCTTCCTTACTTTTTGCCTAGTCAAGCTTTCGTGAAAGTACCTGAGGCTGAATCGGCTTATTTGCCTGATGTCTTAATTTTAAAGACTTCTAATTTAGTAAATGAGCAATTGTGGGAGAGTCAATCTACAGTCACTCAGGGAGCATCTGTTGTCATTGCGATCGAGGTGGTGAGTACTAATTGGCGGGTTGATTATTTCACTAAGGTTAAAGATTATGAGGAGATGGGGATTCCTGAATATTGGACTGTGGATTATTTGGGAATTGGCGGTCGGCGGTTTATTGGCAATCCTAAGCAGCCAACAATTTTAGTGCATGAGTTAGTTGAGGGGGAGTATCAAGTAACTGCTTTTAGAGGAGATGAGCGAGTTATATCGCCAACTTTTCCAGAATTGAATTTGACGGCTAATCAGATTTTTCAAGCGGGTAATTAACAGGGATATGAATCAACTTAACGATACGGATTTTGGGCAAAAGATTAAAGAGTTGATTGATAGCCTCAAGGGGATTTGTGCTGCCTATGGGTTAGGGAATGATGGGAATGAATTTAAAATCATTACTAAGGTATTTCTGTATAAGTTGATGAATGATAAGTTTGCTTATGAGGTGAAGCAAGCAATACCAAAGGCGATCGCACTAATGGACGGACAAGCTAGCATTAAATAAACCTAAATCAAAATAAAACCATGCAACTAATCGACATCACCCACGCCCAAACCCAACTTCCCCAACTCATGCAAATCGCCTTGCAAGGCGAAGAAATCATTATCACTCGTAACAATCAACCAATTCTCAAACTAAGTCAAATATCCTCCACACCAAAAAGAAGACACAGAGGTAGTGCCAAAGGACAAATCAAAATCGCGCCCGATTTTAATGCGCCCCTTGAAGATTTTCAGGAGTATATGACATGAAAATAATCCTTGACACACATACCTTTCTTTGGTTTATCAATGACAGCACTGAATTAAGCAACAGTGCAGCCGAGCTAATAGAATCCGATGTCGATTTATGGATTAGCATTGCTAGTCTCTGGGAAATTTCGATTAAAGTTAATCTCAATAAATTGGACTTACCCGATGACTATGAAAAATTTATTCCACATCAAATAGCCATAAATAACATCGAAATCTTACCTGTTAATCTTCAGCATTTAATAGTTCTGACAAAATTACCATTACATCATCGAGATCCATTTGATAGATTGCTAATCGCCCAAGCGATCGCTGAAGAAGTCCCCATTATTAGCATTGACAAAAAATTTGATTTATATGAAGTTGATCGCCAATGGTAAACAGAAACTAATCTAAATTGGCGATCGCTTGTTGATGAAGGTAGCGATCGGGCAAGTTAGAGTTAAGTAAAATCACTGCGATTCACACAATATTCATGTAGAGGCAAAGCATTCCTGCCACAATTTATTAATTTTGCGATCCACACAATACAGGAATGCTTTGCCCTCAACCTCACAACGCAGGGACAATTTATCTGTAAATAGCCAAGAGGGTTCAGCATTTGCGATTTAAAATTGTCGTGAGGAGTATCAAAATATTGGCGCAAATGCTAAACCCCTACAATCGCTACAATGGCAAATAGGGGGAAATAAGAATATGCGATCGCCTGTTGATGATGGTAGCGATCGCGCAATTCAGCGTTGAGTAAATATTTCTTTAACTGGAGAAAAAATATGACAGTTACTTTAATCAATCAAACTTACACATTTGACGAATATTTAGCAATGGAAGAACTTGCCATTGCTAAACATGAATATAAAAATGGAGAAATTATTAGCATGACAGGTGGCACAACAGACCATAACAAAATCGCCTTGAATTTTGCCGCAAACTTAAAATTTTCCCTCAAAAAACAAAACTATAATATCTTTATCGGTGATGTTAAGCTCTGGATTCCCGCTTACTCAGAAGCAACCTATCCTGATGTCATGCTGATTGAAGGTGAGCCAAATTATTACGGCACTAGCAAAACAACCATCACAAATCCCTCTTTGATTGTTGAAGTTCTATCAAAATCAACGCAAAATTATGATCAAAGCGAAAAGTTTTATTATTACCGCTCAATTCCTGAGTTCAAAGAATATATTTTAATTAGCCAATACCAATATTATGTAATGCAATTCAATAAAACAAATCAGGGTAAATGGATATTATCTGAATATCGAAATGATAATTCAGCATTATCTTTACAAACAGTGAAATTTGACATTT
This window of the Pseudanabaena sp. BC1403 genome carries:
- the dusA gene encoding tRNA dihydrouridine(20/20a) synthase DusA, with protein sequence MTSLSKLSLATPAVRDRLQTYPLSIAPMMDRTDRHYRYFMRQITRRTLLYTEMVTSAAIKHGDKEYLLGFSPMENPLALQVGGDNPQDLAECARLAESMGYDEINLNVGCPSDRVQSGHFGACLMKTPDRVAKCIEAMIAAATIPVSVKHRIGVDDLDHYEDMQNFVRILSEAGCQRFSVHARKAWLQGLSPKDNREVPPLRYADVHRLKKEFPHLFIEINGGFTTLEQAHEQLQYVDAVMIGRAAYDNPYLFAICDREFFGEETPIRSRVEVAEAMIEYIDQWTAKGLRLHKITRHMLQLFHGQAGSRIWKRILTDKSCVVGAGSEVIREAIAAVSGLY
- a CDS encoding PAS domain S-box protein translates to MNKITILCVDDEHNVLSTLRNQLIRYFPDYEIEVAESGDEALTLVEELVSNGIEIPLVISDQIMPNMQGDEFLIELHARHPKILKVMLTGQASAEAIANVVNRGDLYRFISKPWNEFDLKLTVSEAVRCYEQEKKIVQQQVSLQQANDQLELLNVNLENLVLQRNSQVYSLLNNIPHIAWLKDRDGRFLAVNDSFAQSCGYDSSQLVGLTDLDVWDQELAESYRRDDFEVMRSGKQKRVEEELITADGTIQWIETFKTPVFSDRNEFIGTAGIAMDISDRKQSELTLQSLMEGTASVTGADFFFCLAEKIAIALDVSHICISKKVGESLETLAVYADQQFQPNIIYKIANTPCAEAIQQGRYYCPKNVQACFPLDEFLVQTKADSYLGLALKNEFGELIGVLNILSRKPIANPKRAEILLKIFAARAGAELERLQTLENLQQLNSTLEMHVQERTQDLQESRNMLQLVLDTIPQRVFWKDRQSRFLGCNPAFAKDYQLTEEQIIGKTDFEMPWSAWADHYRADDARVIETKIPKLGYEQITSNLNGEQIWILTSKIPLTNSQGEVIGVLGCYEDISDRKQAEIALGEINERLRATFDQAAVGICQNSLDGKYMQINQRLCDIMGYSEKELLVKSFTELTHPDDLAKDDEKAMLLVKGELQSFTMEKRYIRKDGQIVWANLAVSLSRSLNGEPQYFIGIIQDISDRKRSEQQLQSEKLRLQLALEAMEMGTWECNLDTWLWSAKTEAIFGYEPGTFSGDYEAFLKLVHLEDRERVFQSLNHSFTTQSPYNIEYRINRNDGEMRWIAVNGKVVKTHDENGLRMVGVARDITDRKQAEIVLRQYKRMVDIAPAGMALVDHNYIYRLVNQTYLEHNERQLEEIVRLSMQDIMGDDTFKNVVKPRFDRCLAGETIDFGDWFYFKKAGNRFVSATYSPYFEVDGTITGVVISNRDVTARREAEISLQDSEERLRLALTAANQGLYDLNPQTGVTVVSPEYSTMLGYSPGELQETRSKWIERLHPDDLATVTKVYRDYVNGKLHHYKVEFRHRTKNGDWKWILSLGKIVEWDDNGQPLRMLGTHTDISDRKRAELELDRLLKELSQLNSKLEKANHQLEDYSQTLEQRVKERTNELKSAQERIIAQEKLASLGTLTAGIAHEMRNPLNFVKNYAEGSIELSQELLETLRPIFLAQEPQTASLIEALINDLQENAATIHRHSLRAAEIIDSMMQHSRSEPAPMQPTILNTLLDEAVKLACHSKRVQDINFNVSIHTNYDPELDLVDAISNTLMRAFINIIDNAYYAMRSKQIQLNEDDTLRPNTYKPSLTVSTQLDGEKVAICIRDNGCGLAPQIRSKVLDPFFTTKPPGAGTGLGLSLTHDIIVKQHQGTLAINSELNEFTEVLITIPLRSPNIQSFGLK
- the rsmH gene encoding 16S rRNA (cytosine(1402)-N(4))-methyltransferase RsmH, with the translated sequence MTAQFHHVPVLAEPAIAGLEIISGGIYLDCTVGGGGHSSLILQGAENVRLVAIDRDEMAIAAATEKLAEYINQVTFWRGNFCEYKPSSDLKFDGILADLGVSSTQFDVAERGFSFRESGDLDMRMDNRQTLTAAEIINHYKEVELADMFFKLGEERLSRRIARQIVEKRPFKTTLELANAISACVPASYRHGRIHPATRTFQALRIAVNRELESLEKWLAVAPNWLKTGGKIAVITFHSLEDRIVKHTFREDERLQVLTKKVIIATDEENRANPRARSAKLRIAQRI
- the ilvN gene encoding acetolactate synthase small subunit, whose product is MKHTLSVVVQDEAGVLTRIASLFARRGFNIESLAVGTAEQDGFTRITMVVSGDDHTIEQITKQLHKLINVITILDFTDIPCVERELMLVKVNAAPNVRSEIIEISQIFRARIVDVADDFLTIEVVGDPGKMVAILKMLNKFGIREIARTGKVSLTRESGVNTEYLKISKHSLGSAISNF
- a CDS encoding Uma2 family endonuclease, with the protein product MVQAIAKTELVTFAEFAAWKPENRLYELHDGVIVEMPQPVGKHEQVKGFLTIELAFLVRQANLPYFLPSQAFVKVPEAESAYLPDVLILKTSNLVNEQLWESQSTVTQGASVVIAIEVVSTNWRVDYFTKVKDYEEMGIPEYWTVDYLGIGGRRFIGNPKQPTILVHELVEGEYQVTAFRGDERVISPTFPELNLTANQIFQAGN
- a CDS encoding type II toxin-antitoxin system Phd/YefM family antitoxin gives rise to the protein MQLIDITHAQTQLPQLMQIALQGEEIIITRNNQPILKLSQISSTPKRRHRGSAKGQIKIAPDFNAPLEDFQEYMT
- a CDS encoding type II toxin-antitoxin system VapC family toxin, which gives rise to MKIILDTHTFLWFINDSTELSNSAAELIESDVDLWISIASLWEISIKVNLNKLDLPDDYEKFIPHQIAINNIEILPVNLQHLIVLTKLPLHHRDPFDRLLIAQAIAEEVPIISIDKKFDLYEVDRQW
- a CDS encoding Uma2 family endonuclease; translated protein: MTVTLINQTYTFDEYLAMEELAIAKHEYKNGEIISMTGGTTDHNKIALNFAANLKFSLKKQNYNIFIGDVKLWIPAYSEATYPDVMLIEGEPNYYGTSKTTITNPSLIVEVLSKSTQNYDQSEKFYYYRSIPEFKEYILISQYQYYVMQFNKTNQGKWILSEYRNDNSALSLQTVKFDISFEEIYENVNLG